Proteins found in one Triticum aestivum cultivar Chinese Spring chromosome 4D, IWGSC CS RefSeq v2.1, whole genome shotgun sequence genomic segment:
- the LOC123097442 gene encoding photosystem I P700 chlorophyll a apoprotein A2 — translation MTGAFAHGAIFFIRDYNPEQNEDNVLARMLDHKEAIISHLSWASLFLGFHTLGLYVHNDVMLAFGTPEKQILIELIFAQWIQSAHGKTTYGFDILLSSTNGPAFNAGRSLWLPGWLNAVNENSNSLFLTIGPGDFLVHHAIALGLHTTTLILVKGALDARGSKLMPDKKDFGYSFPCDGPGRGGTCDISAWDAFYLAVFWMLNTIGWVTFYWHWKHITLWQGNVSQFNESSTYLMGWLRDYLWLNSSQLINGYNPFGMNSLSVWAWMFLFGHLVWATGFMFLISWRGYWQELIETLAWAHERTPLANLIRWRDKPVALSIVQARLVGLAHFSVGYIFTYAAFLIASTSGKFG, via the coding sequence ATGACAGGGGCTTTTGCTCATGGAGCTATTTTTTTCATTAGGGATTACAATCCGGAACAGAATGAGGATAATGTATTGGCAAGAATGTTAGACCATAAAGAAGCTATCATATCTCATTTAAGTTGGGCTAGCCTCTTTCTAGGATTCCATACCTTGGGCCTTTATGTTCATAACGACGTCATGCTTGCTTTTGGTACTCCAGAAAAGCAAATCTTGATCGAACTTATATTTGCCCAATGGATACAATCTGCTCATGGCAAGACGACATATGGGTTCGATATACTCTTATCTTCAACGAATGGCCCCGCTTTCAATGCGGGTCGAAGCCTATGGTTGCCCGGATGGTTGAATGCTGTTAATGAGAATAGTAATTCGCTTTTCTTAACAATAGGACCTGGGGATTTCTTGGTTCATCATGCTATTGCTCTAGGTTTGCATACAACTACATTGATTTTAGTAAAGGGCGCTTTAGATGCACGCGGTTCCAAATTAATGCCGGATAAAAAGGATTTTGGATATAGTTTTCCTTGTGACGGCCCAGGGCGCGGCGGTACTTGTGATATTTCTGCTTGGGACGCATTTTATTTGGCAGTTTTCTGGATGTTAAATACCATTGGGTGGGTTACTTTTTATTGGCATTGGAAACATATCACATTATGGCAGGGCAACGTTTCACAATTTAATGAATCCTCCACTTATTTGATGGGATGGTTAAGAGATTACCTATGGTTAAACTCTTCACAACTTATCAATGGATATAATCCTTTTGGGATGAATAGTTTATCGGTATGGGCGTGGATGTTCTTATTTGGACATCTTGTTTGGGCTACTGGATTTATGTTCTTAATTTCCTGGCGGGGGTATTGGCAGGAATTAATTGAGACTTTAGCATGGGCTCATGAACGCACACCTTTAGCTAATTTAATTCGCTGGAGAGATAAGCCCGTGGCTCTTTCCATTGTGCAAGCAAGATTGGTTGGATTAGCTCACTTTTCCGTGGGTTATATATTCACTTATGCAGCTTTCTTGATTGCCTCAACATCAGGCAAGTTTGGTTAA